From a single Amphiprion ocellaris isolate individual 3 ecotype Okinawa chromosome 18, ASM2253959v1, whole genome shotgun sequence genomic region:
- the LOC111582278 gene encoding WAS/WASL-interacting protein family member 1-like yields MSVTSCWRCSCDIKAEQLQLQLTASVCSSLLTADQPAGAELCGLGFFSQLDMLLESVLRVFWICFLLLSSGACYPFLIKGQTGSGGAGGGTGGAGGGAGAGGSGGSGGSGGSGGSGGSGFFSSSLPFGSAGFTPLINYPQGFSYDINDLRPRFVRLPDPSVWIPDNIPTDPFPLVVRGPTSYIVQSSNGYQRARELLSHSKYSPDDFGPFFSPVNPGDPSQGPGPGTGTKV; encoded by the exons ATGAGTGTGACGAGCTGCTGGAGGTGCAGCTGTGATATaaaagcagagcagctgcagctccagctcaCAGCTTCTGTCTGCAGCAGCCTCCTCACTGCTGATCAACCTGCTGGAGCTGAACTCTGTGGCCTCGGCTTCTTCTCACAGCTGGACATGCTGCTGGAATCTGTTCTCAG GGTCTTCTGGATCTGCTTCCTGCTCCTCAGCTCTGGAGCTTGTTACCCTTTTCTAATTAAAG GTCAAACAGGTTCTGGAGGAGCTGGTGGAGGAACTGGAGGAGCTGGTGGAGGAGCTGGTGCTGGTGGTTCTGGGGGATCTGGTGGTTCTGGAGGATCTGGTGGTTCAGGAGGCTCTGGTTTCTTCAGCAGTTCTTTGCCCTTTGGATCTGCAGGATTTACTCCTTTGATTAACTACCCACAGGGGTTCTCCTACGATATAAATGACTTGAGACCAAGGTTTGTCCGTCTCCCAGACCCCTCAGTCTGGATCCCTGATAACATTCCCACCGACCCCTTCCCATTGGTTGTTCGTGGTCCTACGTCCTACATCGTCCAGTCTAGTAACGGCTACCAGCGAGCCAGAGAACTCCTCTCCCACTCTAAATACTCCCCAGATGACTTTGGCCCGTTTTTCTCTCCGGTGAACCCAGGAGATCCCAGCCAAGGACCTGGACCTGGAACCGGAACCAAGGTCTAA